One genomic segment of Prochlorococcus marinus str. MIT 0919 includes these proteins:
- a CDS encoding shikimate dehydrogenase gives MKETQLTISGETSFAGVLGDPVSHSLSPIIQNAALAKLNINWCYLAIPCSTQNLEEVIKTLRKINCKGLNITIPHKTNVFELCNEVSPIARKVGAINTLIPNGENGWLGTNTDVEGFIKPLKKNNDLIRDNALILGSGGSARAVAIGLQALEFSNITIISRNEQSLNELIELLNSDQNKNVSIKVKGILSTDINAKNFIKDANLIVNTTPAGMHNKFNVKSLDSIIPFGERIWDGLNSKSVLYDLIYTPMPTQWLKLGAKHNCKQINGLEMLIEQGAASLRLWSGVKEIPIDIMNRAAKAALNLN, from the coding sequence ATGAAAGAAACACAATTAACGATTTCTGGAGAAACAAGTTTTGCAGGAGTCCTTGGAGATCCAGTCTCTCACTCGCTTTCACCAATAATTCAGAATGCAGCTTTGGCAAAATTAAACATAAATTGGTGCTATCTTGCAATTCCTTGTAGTACTCAAAATCTAGAAGAAGTTATAAAAACACTGAGGAAAATTAATTGTAAGGGGTTAAATATTACAATCCCTCATAAAACTAATGTTTTTGAATTGTGTAATGAGGTTAGTCCAATAGCTAGAAAAGTGGGAGCAATCAACACTCTTATTCCAAATGGTGAGAATGGATGGTTAGGTACAAATACAGATGTAGAAGGGTTTATTAAGCCACTTAAAAAAAACAATGATTTAATCCGAGATAATGCATTAATACTAGGATCAGGTGGAAGTGCAAGGGCTGTAGCTATAGGCCTTCAAGCACTAGAGTTCTCAAATATTACAATTATAAGTAGAAATGAGCAATCATTAAATGAACTGATTGAATTATTAAATAGTGATCAAAATAAAAACGTATCTATAAAAGTCAAAGGAATACTGTCGACAGATATTAATGCGAAGAATTTTATTAAAGATGCAAATTTGATTGTAAACACTACACCAGCAGGAATGCACAACAAATTCAATGTAAAAAGTTTAGATTCTATTATTCCATTTGGAGAAAGAATATGGGATGGATTAAATAGTAAATCAGTTCTTTACGATTTAATTTACACACCCATGCCAACTCAATGGCTTAAACTTGGTGCTAAGCATAATTGCAAGCAAATAAATGGATTGGAAATGTTAATCGAACAAGGTGCTGCGTCTCTTCGACTTTGGAGTGGAGTAAAAGAAATTCCTATTGATATAATGAATAGAGCTGCAAAAGCTGCTCTTAATCTTAATTAA
- the dnaK gene encoding molecular chaperone DnaK — MGKVVGIDLGTTNSCVAVMEGGKPTVIANAEGFRTTPSVVAYTKNQDQLVGQIAKRQAVMNPENTFYSSKRFVGRRVDEVNEESKEVSYSVEKSGSNVKLKCPILDKQFSPEEVSAQVLRKLSEDAGKYLGENISQAVITVPAYFNDSQRQATKDAGKIAGLEVLRIINEPTAAALAYGLDKKSNERILVFDLGGGTFDVSVLEVGDGVFEVLSTSGDTHLGGDDFDKVIVDHLAGTFKGNEGIDLRQDKQALQRLTEAAEKAKIELSNATQSEINLPFITATPEGPKHLDLTLTRAKFEELASSLIDRCRVPVEQALKDAKLSTGEIDEIVMVGGSTRMPAVKELVKRVTGKDPNQTVNPDEVVAVGAAIQGGVLAGEVKDILLLDVTPLSLGVETLGGVMTKMITRNTTVPTKKAETYSTAVDGQTNVEIHVLQGEREMASDNKSLGTFRLDGIPPAPRGVPQIEVTFDIDANGILSVTAKDKGSGKEQSISITGASTLSDNEVDKMVKDAEVNASVDKDKRERIDLKNQAETLVYQSEKQLGELGDKVDAAAKAKVEEKRTRLKEAADKDDFETMKTLVEELQQELYAIGASVYQQANAASQAAESSGTDANNSGGDNDDVIDAEFTETK; from the coding sequence ATGGGGAAGGTTGTTGGAATTGACCTTGGTACTACTAATAGCTGTGTTGCTGTTATGGAGGGAGGAAAGCCTACTGTAATTGCGAATGCAGAAGGTTTTCGTACAACTCCATCTGTGGTTGCATATACAAAAAATCAAGATCAACTAGTGGGGCAAATTGCCAAGCGGCAAGCGGTCATGAATCCTGAAAACACATTTTACTCATCCAAGCGTTTTGTTGGAAGAAGGGTAGATGAGGTTAATGAAGAATCTAAGGAAGTTAGTTATTCGGTGGAGAAGTCAGGTTCAAATGTGAAATTAAAATGTCCAATTTTAGATAAGCAATTTTCACCTGAAGAAGTTAGCGCTCAGGTTTTGAGAAAACTTTCTGAAGATGCTGGAAAATATTTAGGCGAAAATATTTCACAAGCAGTAATTACTGTTCCAGCATATTTCAATGACTCACAGCGACAAGCAACGAAAGATGCTGGAAAGATTGCTGGTTTAGAAGTTCTTCGAATTATTAACGAACCAACTGCTGCAGCACTTGCATACGGACTAGATAAAAAAAGTAATGAAAGGATCTTGGTTTTTGATCTAGGTGGTGGAACTTTTGATGTTTCGGTTTTAGAGGTTGGCGATGGTGTTTTTGAAGTTCTCTCAACTTCTGGTGATACTCATCTTGGTGGGGATGATTTTGACAAAGTTATTGTTGATCACTTGGCAGGCACGTTTAAAGGCAATGAGGGAATTGATTTGCGTCAAGATAAACAAGCTCTTCAGCGTTTAACTGAAGCTGCGGAAAAGGCTAAAATTGAACTTTCCAATGCTACTCAAAGCGAAATAAATCTTCCTTTTATCACTGCTACTCCTGAAGGACCAAAACATTTAGATTTAACATTGACAAGAGCTAAATTTGAGGAATTAGCCTCAAGTTTGATTGATCGTTGCCGAGTCCCAGTTGAGCAAGCTTTGAAAGATGCAAAATTGTCTACAGGAGAAATCGATGAAATTGTCATGGTAGGAGGTTCCACACGAATGCCCGCTGTTAAGGAATTAGTCAAAAGAGTTACCGGTAAAGATCCAAATCAGACAGTCAACCCAGATGAAGTGGTTGCTGTAGGCGCTGCTATTCAGGGAGGAGTTTTAGCAGGTGAAGTGAAAGATATTTTGCTTTTAGATGTGACCCCATTGTCTTTAGGTGTCGAAACTCTTGGTGGGGTAATGACTAAAATGATTACAAGAAATACAACAGTTCCTACTAAAAAAGCTGAAACTTATTCAACAGCAGTTGATGGTCAAACGAATGTAGAAATTCATGTTCTTCAAGGAGAACGTGAGATGGCTTCAGATAACAAGAGTTTAGGTACTTTTAGATTAGATGGAATACCTCCAGCTCCTCGCGGTGTTCCACAAATAGAAGTTACTTTTGATATTGATGCTAATGGAATTCTAAGTGTCACTGCTAAAGATAAAGGCAGTGGTAAAGAGCAAAGTATTTCAATTACAGGAGCATCTACCCTTTCTGATAATGAGGTTGACAAGATGGTTAAGGATGCCGAGGTTAATGCAAGTGTAGATAAAGATAAAAGAGAAAGAATTGATTTAAAGAATCAAGCTGAAACTCTTGTCTATCAATCTGAGAAGCAACTTGGAGAACTTGGCGACAAGGTTGATGCAGCAGCAAAAGCCAAAGTTGAAGAGAAGCGTACGCGATTAAAAGAAGCTGCTGATAAAGATGATTTTGAAACAATGAAAACCTTAGTAGAGGAGTTACAGCAAGAGCTTTATGCAATAGGAGCTTCTGTTTATCAACAAGCAAATGCAGCATCTCAAGCAGCGGAGAGTTCTGGAACTGATGCTAATAATTCAGGGGGAGATAATGATGATGTAATTGATGCAGAATTTACAGAAACAAAATAG
- a CDS encoding FAD-dependent oxidoreductase — MGGGVVGSTTALELARLGYKIELFDPDIFKSINYSETLSGTNASLGVLMGSIFKRNTGRSWRLRKRSMELWPSLIKQLNTTQTPLCLERPLIKLARSKHELEQMVDLIRTKKDMGLELLKPNSSIGLRRSWIYNNYGGLISRHDGRINPFALMESLMKLLDHLKVKKTNKQVLKIDRVIQSQETSWKLFLDNQESRTKDCIIICAPGSSEALLKPLGHDYPLEPVLGQAINLELKEDRLDWSGWPAVLFNNNINLIPHSHNQMLIGATIEPGVISNTQILKDMKDMDNLAPPWIKLSSIKNQWKGIRFKPKKEPAPLLKNLEQGLILNTAHYRNGILLAPACAEWVGNELIKT, encoded by the coding sequence ATTGGAGGAGGTGTGGTTGGAAGCACAACTGCATTAGAGCTTGCACGCTTAGGCTATAAAATTGAACTTTTTGATCCAGACATCTTCAAATCGATCAACTACTCAGAAACCCTATCTGGAACAAATGCTTCTTTAGGGGTTTTAATGGGATCTATCTTTAAAAGAAATACAGGGCGTAGTTGGAGACTTAGAAAACGCAGTATGGAGCTTTGGCCAAGCTTAATAAAGCAACTGAATACAACTCAGACTCCCTTATGTCTTGAACGACCTCTAATAAAACTAGCCAGATCAAAACATGAGTTAGAGCAAATGGTCGATTTAATAAGAACAAAAAAGGATATGGGTTTAGAACTTTTAAAGCCTAATTCATCTATAGGCCTGAGACGTTCCTGGATATACAACAACTATGGAGGATTGATTTCTAGACATGATGGACGAATTAATCCATTCGCTTTGATGGAAAGTCTAATGAAATTATTAGATCACTTAAAAGTAAAAAAAACAAATAAACAAGTTTTAAAAATTGATCGTGTTATCCAAAGTCAAGAAACTAGTTGGAAACTATTCTTAGACAATCAAGAAAGTCGTACAAAAGACTGCATCATTATTTGTGCACCAGGAAGTAGCGAAGCATTGCTTAAACCATTAGGGCATGATTACCCTCTTGAACCAGTATTAGGTCAAGCGATAAATCTAGAGCTAAAAGAGGATCGTCTAGATTGGTCTGGATGGCCAGCTGTACTGTTCAACAATAATATCAATCTAATCCCGCATAGTCATAATCAAATGCTGATAGGGGCCACAATAGAACCAGGAGTTATATCAAATACTCAAATTCTCAAAGATATGAAAGATATGGACAATCTTGCACCGCCATGGATAAAATTATCATCTATAAAAAACCAATGGAAAGGAATTCGATTTAAACCAAAAAAAGAACCTGCTCCATTGCTCAAAAATCTTGAACAGGGTCTTATTTTAAATACTGCTCATTATAGAAATGGAATATTACTAGCTCCAGCATGTGCTGAATGGGTAGGCAATGAACTAATCAAAACTTAA
- the mraY gene encoding phospho-N-acetylmuramoyl-pentapeptide-transferase → MANKNFNNIPKKLFFSDSNFLIAFIIVIIFTIDILVKNHNLSIILIISLLSSYLITKLSLKKFQDLKLNQVIKKEGPKKHQAKKGTPTMGGLITIPIGLLVGNIASNNSLISNKLIAVTLLTIAFMGIGFIDDWKGFILHKNAGLTPIGKISLQLGSGIIFLLWAQSESAIDSSIKLFNNYSIDFGILIWPIALFLLIAESNATNLTDGLDGLASGCGAIIFTGLSIQFILEGTNESFALSSFCIAISGAWLGFLLLNQHPANIFMGDTGSLAMGAALIGIGLISNTLWPIFIMGIVFFAESLSVILQVIIFKCTKAITGEGHRIFLMAPLHHHFELSGLKEVKVVRGFWLITICFVVLSFLINTNN, encoded by the coding sequence TTGGCTAATAAAAATTTTAACAATATACCAAAAAAACTGTTTTTTTCAGATTCGAATTTTCTGATTGCATTTATTATTGTAATTATTTTCACTATAGATATTTTAGTCAAAAACCATAATCTAAGTATAATTCTAATTATTAGCTTGCTATCATCATATCTAATTACTAAACTTAGTCTAAAAAAATTTCAAGACCTTAAGTTAAATCAAGTTATAAAGAAAGAAGGTCCCAAAAAACATCAAGCAAAAAAGGGAACTCCTACAATGGGAGGATTAATAACTATTCCAATTGGATTACTTGTAGGAAATATTGCATCTAATAATAGCTTAATATCAAACAAATTAATAGCAGTAACCCTTCTAACAATAGCATTTATGGGCATAGGCTTTATTGATGACTGGAAAGGTTTTATACTTCACAAAAACGCTGGTTTGACTCCTATAGGAAAAATATCACTCCAATTAGGATCCGGAATAATCTTTCTTTTATGGGCACAATCTGAAAGTGCTATTGATTCCAGTATTAAACTATTTAATAATTATTCGATTGATTTTGGGATACTAATCTGGCCTATTGCACTATTCTTATTAATAGCCGAAAGTAATGCAACAAATTTAACAGATGGATTAGATGGGTTAGCAAGCGGTTGTGGAGCAATTATATTTACGGGTCTATCAATTCAATTTATTCTAGAAGGAACAAATGAAAGCTTTGCACTTTCAAGTTTTTGTATAGCAATATCAGGAGCATGGTTAGGATTTCTTTTACTAAATCAGCATCCTGCAAATATTTTTATGGGTGATACAGGTTCTTTAGCAATGGGGGCAGCTTTAATAGGGATTGGATTGATTTCTAATACATTATGGCCAATCTTTATAATGGGAATTGTATTCTTCGCAGAGTCACTCTCAGTAATACTTCAAGTAATCATTTTTAAATGTACAAAAGCCATAACAGGCGAGGGACATAGGATATTCCTAATGGCACCATTACATCATCATTTCGAACTCAGCGGTTTGAAAGAGGTAAAAGTTGTTAGAGGTTTTTGGCTAATAACTATATGCTTTGTAGTCCTATCATTTCTTATTAACACAAACAATTAA
- a CDS encoding Tic20 family protein, which translates to MTIQIWQRIISLFVYMLPLSDVLHLGSNLFAQYPILNYIIIPILPIIFIKTKILLGGLLLFLCLFFGVVKNTEIAFFIRFNTMQALLLNIAIIIGIYVIDIIIKPLGNYLLVQVASNIVFITTLGITIFAITKCVAGKEPDIPIISDAVRIQI; encoded by the coding sequence ATGACTATTCAAATCTGGCAAAGAATAATAAGCCTTTTTGTATATATGCTTCCTTTAAGCGATGTGTTGCATCTAGGCAGCAATTTGTTTGCACAGTATCCAATATTAAACTATATTATTATTCCTATATTGCCAATAATATTTATTAAAACAAAGATTTTATTAGGAGGTTTATTGCTATTTTTGTGTTTATTTTTTGGTGTTGTTAAAAATACAGAAATAGCATTTTTTATCCGGTTTAATACAATGCAGGCGCTACTATTAAATATTGCAATTATAATTGGAATTTACGTCATAGATATAATCATTAAGCCATTAGGAAACTATTTATTAGTTCAAGTTGCATCTAATATAGTTTTTATAACAACTTTAGGAATCACAATTTTTGCAATAACAAAATGCGTAGCTGGAAAAGAACCTGATATACCAATAATTAGCGATGCAGTACGAATACAAATTTGA
- a CDS encoding DUF3134 domain-containing protein — protein sequence MSSTDNVNPALTRYGRSDPAPVLPLREEPDLLTWLESSGRLIADEVSSIQDVSTVEEEELSALMGEKEDYKNEEEDSAEDDWEE from the coding sequence ATGAGCTCAACCGATAACGTAAATCCCGCACTAACCCGATATGGGAGAAGTGATCCTGCACCAGTATTGCCCTTAAGAGAAGAGCCAGATCTTTTAACATGGCTAGAGTCAAGTGGGAGGTTAATAGCGGATGAAGTTTCGTCAATTCAAGATGTGAGTACTGTGGAAGAAGAAGAACTGTCTGCACTCATGGGCGAAAAGGAAGATTATAAAAATGAGGAAGAAGACAGTGCTGAAGATGACTGGGAAGAATAA
- a CDS encoding glycosyltransferase, translating into MGLQLLHLHLHGLIRSHDLELGRDSDTGGQTLYVLELVKHLASCKEVEQVKLVTRLIQDRRVSSDYSQKTEFIAPGAQIIRLPFGPKRYIRKELFWPFLDDLADQLIQQLKKEPRLPDWIHAHYADAGYVGALISRSLDIPLVFTGHSLGREKKRRLLTSGMDHQQIENNYSISRRIDAEELSLANSKLVITSTSQEADDQYLRYRNFNSSAVHVIPPGVDLSRFHPSYESSESSKLDQLFTPFLRNTNLPPLLAISRAVRRKNIPALIEVFGRSPILRERHNLVLILGNREDTRQLGKQQRDVFQQIFDLVDKYDLYGHIAFPKKHKRDQIAGIYRWAAYRNGLFVNPALTEPFGLTLLEAAACGLPMVATNDGGPSEILAKCANGMLVDVSDLESFRQTLEKAGSDQYLWNRWSQSGIEGVTNYFSWNAHVSTYISFMQSQLDNSNDLDKVVQLSSIKAS; encoded by the coding sequence TTGGGATTGCAGCTCCTTCATTTGCATTTGCATGGGCTGATTCGATCTCACGATTTGGAATTGGGTCGTGATTCAGATACTGGTGGGCAAACATTATATGTATTGGAACTCGTTAAGCATTTAGCTTCTTGTAAAGAAGTTGAGCAAGTAAAACTAGTAACTAGATTAATACAAGATCGAAGGGTCTCTTCTGACTATTCTCAGAAAACGGAATTTATTGCTCCCGGGGCTCAAATTATAAGATTGCCATTTGGTCCTAAAAGGTATATTCGAAAAGAATTATTTTGGCCTTTTTTGGATGATTTAGCAGATCAATTAATTCAACAATTAAAGAAAGAACCTAGGCTGCCCGATTGGATTCATGCTCATTATGCTGATGCAGGTTATGTAGGAGCCTTAATAAGCCGTTCTTTAGACATTCCTTTGGTTTTTACTGGACATTCTCTTGGGAGAGAAAAGAAAAGGAGACTCCTTACCTCTGGTATGGATCATCAACAAATTGAAAATAATTACTCTATTAGTCGTCGAATCGATGCAGAAGAGCTTTCTCTAGCTAATTCTAAATTGGTTATTACAAGTACTTCTCAAGAAGCAGACGATCAATATTTGCGATATAGAAATTTTAATTCTTCAGCAGTGCACGTTATTCCACCCGGCGTTGATTTAAGTCGTTTTCACCCTTCTTATGAATCATCAGAGTCCTCAAAGTTAGATCAATTATTTACTCCTTTTTTACGTAATACTAATTTGCCTCCTTTATTAGCTATTTCACGAGCAGTGAGAAGAAAAAATATACCTGCTTTGATAGAAGTTTTTGGTCGATCGCCTATTTTACGAGAAAGGCATAATTTAGTTCTTATTCTTGGTAATCGAGAGGATACTCGACAATTAGGTAAACAACAGAGGGATGTTTTTCAGCAAATTTTTGACTTAGTAGATAAATATGATCTTTACGGACATATTGCATTTCCTAAGAAGCATAAACGAGATCAAATAGCAGGTATATATAGATGGGCAGCATATAGGAATGGTTTATTTGTTAACCCAGCTTTAACTGAGCCTTTTGGCTTGACATTGCTGGAAGCAGCGGCTTGTGGTTTGCCTATGGTAGCTACAAATGATGGTGGACCTTCGGAAATTCTGGCTAAATGTGCGAATGGGATGCTTGTGGATGTTTCTGATTTAGAATCTTTTAGACAAACTCTTGAAAAAGCTGGCTCTGACCAATATTTATGGAACCGATGGAGTCAAAGTGGTATTGAAGGAGTTACTAATTATTTTAGTTGGAATGCTCATGTATCCACATATATTTCTTTCATGCAATCTCAATTAGATAATTCAAATGACTTAGATAAGGTTGTTCAACTTTCATCTATTAAGGCTAGTTGA
- a CDS encoding argininosuccinate synthase, with protein MSHVKKVVLAYSGGVDTSACIPYLMNEYGVEEVVAFAADLGQGEELEPIRQKALSAGASISLVDDLVKPFIEEFAFPAIRANALYEGKYPLSTALARPLISRRLVEIAKDFKADAVAHGCTAKGNDQVRFDIAIGTLAPELKVLTPARSWGMSREEVIAYSERFGIPAPVTKKSPYSIDLNLLGRSVEAGSLEDAYQPPLEEVFQITSSIENAPEEAQEIEIFFDSGNPVGIDGESLDPISIIRKANYLAGIHGFGRIDMIENRVVGIKSREIYETPGLLLLIKAHQELESLTLSADVLRTKLHLENQWANLVYQGFWFSPLKYALDGFINRTQIDVNGSVKIKLHKGNAIISGRKSIKSSLYLSDFSTYNSNDKFDHQSAEGFIYVWGLPSKLWAQSQKNKGN; from the coding sequence ATGAGTCACGTTAAAAAGGTTGTTCTAGCTTATTCAGGTGGAGTTGACACTAGTGCTTGTATTCCATATTTAATGAATGAATATGGTGTGGAGGAAGTTGTTGCATTTGCAGCTGATTTGGGCCAAGGAGAAGAGTTAGAACCAATTAGACAAAAAGCACTTTCTGCTGGTGCATCTATATCTTTAGTAGATGATCTAGTAAAGCCTTTTATAGAGGAATTTGCTTTTCCAGCAATTAGAGCAAACGCCCTTTATGAAGGTAAATACCCTCTTTCTACTGCTTTAGCTAGACCTTTAATCTCTAGACGTTTAGTAGAAATAGCAAAGGATTTCAAAGCAGATGCAGTCGCACATGGTTGTACAGCCAAAGGGAATGATCAAGTTCGCTTTGATATTGCTATTGGAACACTGGCTCCTGAATTGAAAGTTTTAACACCAGCTCGCTCATGGGGGATGAGTAGGGAAGAAGTAATTGCGTATAGTGAGCGTTTTGGCATTCCAGCCCCTGTCACAAAAAAATCGCCATATTCCATTGATTTGAATCTCTTAGGAAGAAGTGTTGAAGCTGGTTCTCTTGAGGATGCTTATCAACCACCTCTTGAAGAAGTTTTCCAAATCACTTCTTCTATTGAAAATGCTCCTGAGGAAGCTCAAGAAATAGAAATATTTTTTGACTCTGGTAATCCTGTCGGAATTGACGGGGAATCATTAGATCCAATTTCAATCATTCGTAAAGCAAACTATCTTGCAGGGATACATGGCTTCGGCCGAATAGATATGATTGAAAATAGAGTGGTTGGGATCAAAAGTAGAGAAATTTATGAAACACCTGGTCTACTATTACTGATAAAAGCACATCAAGAATTAGAAAGCTTGACTTTATCTGCAGATGTTTTACGAACTAAATTACATTTAGAGAATCAATGGGCTAATTTGGTATATCAAGGCTTTTGGTTTAGTCCTTTAAAATATGCTTTAGATGGCTTTATAAATAGAACACAAATAGACGTTAATGGTTCAGTTAAAATTAAACTACACAAAGGTAATGCAATTATCTCAGGTAGAAAATCTATTAAGAGTAGTTTATATTTGTCTGATTTCTCAACTTATAACAGTAATGATAAATTTGATCATCAATCAGCAGAAGGATTTATCTATGTATGGGGCTTGCCTAGTAAACTGTGGGCACAATCGCAAAAGAATAAAGGCAATTAA